One genomic segment of Gottschalkia acidurici 9a includes these proteins:
- a CDS encoding iron chelate uptake ABC transporter family permease subunit yields the protein MGLSFKGNCFFIIVFIISIFIGRYSITSHQYINSVVNIKDYIFNNLELESVSSILFKVRLPRILMAALIGAGLSVSGLVFQNVFKNPIASPDILGVTSGASFGASLAITLPINFRGDVQILAFVFGILAIFITYGIKKTSRDESILYLVLSGIITSAFFTSLLSIMKYIADPYQQLPSIVFWTMGGLHNANWELVRYCIYIIIPSIILINKLNFKIKILSLEDVEARSLGMNVSKIRNIILLLVSFVISFCVSISGTIGWIALIVPHLSRILIGNNNKYIYFFTAILGGAFLLILDDIARTLTTSEIPIGILTAIIGAPILGYLIIVKRTV from the coding sequence ATTGGATTATCTTTTAAAGGTAATTGTTTTTTTATAATAGTTTTTATTATATCGATATTTATAGGAAGATACTCAATAACAAGTCATCAATATATCAATAGTGTAGTAAATATTAAAGACTATATCTTTAATAATTTAGAGTTAGAATCTGTCTCTTCAATATTGTTTAAAGTTAGATTACCTAGAATTTTAATGGCGGCTTTAATTGGAGCTGGACTATCTGTTTCAGGGCTAGTATTTCAAAATGTATTTAAAAACCCAATAGCTTCTCCAGATATATTAGGAGTAACATCTGGAGCTAGTTTTGGGGCATCACTTGCTATTACTTTGCCTATAAACTTTAGAGGAGATGTACAAATACTAGCTTTTGTATTTGGTATACTAGCAATATTCATAACATATGGAATAAAAAAAACGTCTAGAGATGAAAGTATTTTGTATCTAGTACTATCAGGAATAATAACATCTGCATTTTTTACTTCCCTTCTTTCAATCATGAAGTATATTGCAGATCCTTATCAACAGCTTCCGTCCATAGTCTTTTGGACTATGGGTGGATTACATAATGCTAATTGGGAATTAGTCAGATATTGTATTTATATAATAATACCAAGCATAATCTTAATAAATAAGCTGAATTTTAAAATAAAAATATTATCTTTAGAAGATGTAGAGGCAAGATCTTTAGGAATGAACGTATCAAAAATTAGAAATATAATACTACTATTGGTTTCATTTGTAATTTCATTTTGTGTTTCAATATCAGGAACTATTGGATGGATAGCTTTGATAGTTCCACATTTGTCTAGAATCTTAATAGGAAACAATAATAAATATATATACTTTTTTACTGCAATACTTGGAGGAGCATTTTTATTAATATTAGATGATATAGCTAGAACTTTAACTACTTCTGAAATACCAATAGGAATACTTACAGCTATAATAGGAGCTCCTATACTAGGATATTTAATTATTGTTAAAAGGACAGTTTAG